In a single window of the Agrobacterium fabrum str. C58 genome:
- a CDS encoding MFS transporter → MVSEKALISKITWRLMPFLGLLYLIAYIDRQNVSYAKLQMVDALSLSEYAYGLGASLFFIGYFLFEVPSNLFLNRFGASKWFARILVSWGAVTIALAYTQNATMFYILRFLLGLCEAGFFPGVLFLMTLWFPRDYRGRMIGLFMIFSALANAVGAPLGGMLLDLDGFLGYAGWEWVFLATGIPAVIAGIVTFFYLDDTPDKAKFLTQDEKDWLKNRLAEENKGMEEHAEDGFKALVNPRVLFMALCYVGFPLAAYGLSYWLPTIVKSFGVSNTTNGFINIIPWIIVAIALFVVPSAADKAKNKTPYIVGPAFVGAFCLLMSALLSDPVLQFAFLCVAAAGIFAGQPVFWSLPGRFLKGAGAAAGIAAINSVGNLGGFVAQNVVPWIKDQTGSTIAPMFFLAFCLALAGVLVIIATRKMGNQVKAA, encoded by the coding sequence ATGGTATCCGAAAAGGCCCTCATATCGAAGATCACCTGGCGGCTGATGCCGTTTCTTGGCCTTCTCTACCTCATCGCTTATATTGACCGCCAGAATGTCAGCTATGCCAAGCTGCAGATGGTCGATGCGCTGAGCCTGAGCGAATATGCCTACGGTCTTGGCGCTTCGCTGTTTTTCATCGGTTATTTCCTCTTCGAAGTGCCGAGCAACCTGTTCCTCAACCGTTTCGGCGCCAGCAAATGGTTTGCCCGCATTCTGGTTTCCTGGGGCGCCGTCACCATCGCGCTTGCCTATACGCAGAACGCCACGATGTTTTACATCCTGCGTTTCCTGCTCGGGCTTTGCGAGGCGGGCTTCTTCCCCGGCGTGCTGTTCCTCATGACGCTCTGGTTCCCGCGTGATTATCGCGGTCGCATGATCGGCCTCTTCATGATTTTCAGCGCGCTTGCCAACGCAGTCGGTGCGCCGCTCGGCGGCATGCTGCTCGATCTCGATGGTTTCCTCGGTTATGCCGGATGGGAATGGGTTTTCCTGGCGACCGGCATACCTGCCGTCATCGCCGGCATCGTAACCTTCTTTTATCTGGATGACACGCCTGATAAGGCGAAGTTCCTCACCCAGGATGAGAAGGACTGGCTGAAGAACCGGCTGGCCGAAGAAAACAAGGGCATGGAAGAACATGCGGAAGACGGTTTCAAGGCCCTGGTCAACCCGCGCGTTCTGTTCATGGCGCTGTGCTACGTCGGATTTCCGCTGGCTGCTTATGGGCTTAGCTACTGGCTTCCGACGATCGTGAAGAGTTTTGGTGTTTCCAACACCACCAACGGCTTCATCAATATCATCCCCTGGATTATCGTCGCCATTGCCCTGTTCGTCGTGCCTTCCGCGGCCGACAAGGCGAAGAACAAGACGCCCTATATTGTTGGTCCGGCTTTCGTTGGCGCTTTCTGCCTGCTGATGTCGGCATTGCTCAGCGATCCGGTGTTGCAGTTCGCCTTCCTTTGTGTCGCTGCCGCAGGTATCTTCGCCGGCCAGCCGGTGTTCTGGAGCCTGCCCGGCCGTTTCCTCAAGGGAGCGGGTGCGGCTGCGGGTATCGCCGCGATCAATTCCGTCGGCAATCTCGGTGGCTTCGTGGCGCAGAATGTCGTGCCCTGGATCAAGGATCAAACCGGCAGCACGATCGCGCCGATGTTCTTCCTTGCGTTCTGCCTTGCGCTTGCAGGGGTGCTCGTCATCATCGCAACGCGTAAAATGGGCAATCAGGTCAAGGCTGCCTGA
- the leuC gene encoding 3-isopropylmalate dehydratase large subunit, with protein sequence MSAPRTLYDKIWDDHVVNRDPDGTCLLYIDRHLVHEVTSPQAFEGLRIAGRPVHSPTRTLAVVDHNVPTTADRLEGIKNEESRIQVEALAQNAKEFGVEYYSERDKRQGIVHIVGPEQGFTLPGMTIVCGDSHTSTHGAFGALAHGIGTSEVEHVLATQTLIQKKAKNMLVRVDGKLPESVTAKDIILAIIGEIGTAGGTGHVIEFAGEAIRSLSMEGRMTVCNMTIEGGARAGLIAPDETTFDYIKDKPRAPKGETLEQAIAYWKTLKSDEGAHYDKVVILDAANLPPIVSWGSSPEDVTSVEGIVPNPDDIEEENKRTSKWRALDYMGLKPGTRITDIAIDRVFIGSCTNGRIEDLRAAAKIVDGRKVASTVSAMIVPGSGLVKEQAEKEGLDKIFLDAGFEWREPGCSMCLAMNDDRLKPGERCASTSNRNFEGRQGYKSRTHLVSPAMAAAAAIAGHFVDVREWQ encoded by the coding sequence ATGAGCGCACCCCGCACTTTATATGACAAGATCTGGGACGACCACGTCGTCAATCGTGACCCGGACGGAACCTGTCTTCTCTACATCGACCGTCATCTCGTGCATGAGGTGACGAGCCCACAGGCCTTCGAAGGTTTGCGCATTGCCGGTAGACCCGTGCATTCGCCGACCCGCACGCTCGCCGTGGTCGACCATAACGTTCCGACCACAGCCGACCGGCTGGAAGGCATCAAGAACGAGGAAAGCCGCATTCAGGTGGAAGCGCTTGCGCAGAACGCCAAGGAGTTCGGTGTCGAATATTATTCCGAGCGCGACAAGCGCCAGGGCATCGTCCACATCGTCGGCCCCGAGCAGGGCTTCACCCTGCCCGGCATGACGATCGTCTGCGGCGATAGCCACACCTCCACCCACGGCGCTTTCGGCGCTCTGGCGCACGGTATCGGCACGTCGGAAGTGGAGCATGTTCTGGCCACCCAGACGCTGATCCAGAAAAAGGCCAAGAACATGCTGGTGCGTGTCGATGGCAAGCTTCCGGAAAGCGTGACCGCCAAGGACATCATCCTTGCCATTATCGGCGAGATCGGCACGGCCGGCGGCACCGGCCATGTGATCGAATTTGCTGGCGAGGCGATCCGCTCGCTCTCCATGGAAGGGCGCATGACGGTCTGCAACATGACCATCGAGGGCGGCGCCCGCGCCGGTCTGATCGCACCCGATGAAACGACTTTCGATTACATCAAGGACAAACCGCGTGCGCCGAAGGGTGAGACGCTGGAACAGGCCATCGCATATTGGAAGACGCTGAAATCCGATGAGGGCGCCCATTACGACAAGGTTGTCATCCTCGATGCAGCCAATCTGCCGCCAATTGTCTCCTGGGGTTCATCTCCGGAGGATGTGACCTCCGTTGAAGGCATCGTTCCCAATCCCGATGATATCGAGGAAGAAAACAAGCGCACTTCCAAATGGCGCGCGCTTGACTATATGGGCCTGAAACCCGGCACGCGCATCACCGATATCGCCATCGACCGTGTCTTCATCGGCTCCTGCACCAATGGCCGCATCGAGGATCTGCGGGCGGCGGCCAAGATCGTCGATGGCCGCAAGGTGGCTTCCACCGTCTCGGCCATGATCGTGCCCGGCTCCGGACTCGTCAAGGAACAGGCGGAAAAAGAAGGTCTGGACAAGATTTTCCTCGACGCCGGTTTCGAATGGCGCGAACCGGGCTGCTCTATGTGCCTTGCCATGAATGACGACCGCCTGAAGCCCGGCGAACGCTGTGCCTCCACCTCGAACCGCAACTTCGAGGGCCGTCAGGGCTATAAGAGCCGAACCCACCTCGTCTCGCCAGCCATGGCTGCGGCTGCGGCAATTGCCGGTCATTTCGTCGACGTGCGCGAGTGGCAATAA